In a single window of the Streptomyces sp. NBC_00353 genome:
- a CDS encoding glutamate dehydrogenase, with protein sequence MTTPTTAPTVSPSALPAPLISLTWTDHVTGRQGHLVVDRLVRGVSSGGLRMRAGCTLDEVAGLARGMTMKEALHFDADDTQARYIPLGGAKGGIDCDPRDPEAYGVLVRYLQAVRPYIENVWTTGEDLGLTQDIVDRAAAEAGLVSSIQAVYPLLDDETAARQRLADAFAVEVDGIGLDELVGGCGVAESALAALDRAGVSYTEARVSVQGLGTMGGATARFLARAGLKVVAVADIKGTIANPAGLDVEALLAARDAYGTVDRGALRDGDQELPADAWLTQEAEVLVPAAVSYAVDATNQARISARWIVEAANMPVLPEAEALLAERGITVLPDVVVNSGTNAWWWWTLFGDIGADAEEAFGHTRRSMRALIGRMLARAEADGSTPRAAAHALVAERLPVMAERFGWYR encoded by the coding sequence ATGACGACACCGACGACGGCGCCGACGGTGTCCCCGTCCGCTCTGCCCGCCCCGCTGATCTCGCTGACCTGGACGGACCACGTCACCGGACGCCAGGGCCATCTGGTCGTCGACCGGCTGGTGCGCGGCGTGTCGAGTGGTGGGCTGCGGATGCGGGCCGGCTGCACGCTCGACGAGGTGGCGGGGCTTGCCCGGGGCATGACGATGAAGGAGGCCCTGCACTTCGATGCCGATGACACACAGGCGCGCTACATACCGCTCGGTGGCGCCAAGGGCGGCATCGACTGCGACCCGCGCGACCCGGAGGCGTACGGGGTGCTCGTGCGCTATCTGCAGGCCGTGCGTCCGTATATAGAGAACGTCTGGACGACCGGTGAGGATCTCGGACTCACCCAGGACATCGTCGACCGGGCGGCGGCCGAGGCGGGGCTCGTCTCCTCGATCCAGGCGGTCTATCCGCTCCTGGACGACGAGACGGCGGCGCGTCAGCGGCTCGCCGACGCGTTCGCCGTCGAGGTGGACGGCATCGGGCTCGACGAGCTGGTCGGCGGCTGCGGGGTAGCCGAGTCGGCGCTCGCCGCGCTGGACCGGGCGGGTGTCTCGTACACGGAGGCCAGGGTCTCCGTACAGGGGCTCGGCACCATGGGCGGGGCGACGGCGCGGTTCCTCGCCCGGGCCGGACTGAAGGTCGTCGCCGTCGCCGACATCAAGGGGACGATCGCCAACCCGGCGGGCCTCGATGTCGAGGCGCTGCTCGCGGCCCGGGACGCGTACGGAACGGTGGACCGCGGTGCCCTGCGGGACGGAGACCAGGAGCTGCCCGCCGACGCGTGGCTGACACAGGAGGCGGAGGTGCTCGTACCGGCAGCGGTCTCGTACGCCGTCGACGCCACCAACCAGGCCCGGATCAGCGCCCGTTGGATTGTCGAGGCGGCAAACATGCCGGTACTGCCGGAAGCGGAGGCACTGCTCGCCGAGCGCGGGATCACCGTACTGCCCGACGTGGTCGTCAACTCCGGTACGAACGCATGGTGGTGGTGGACGCTGTTCGGCGACATCGGCGCCGATGCCGAGGAGGCGTTCGGACACACCCGTCGCTCGATGCGGGCGCTGATCGGCCGGATGCTGGCCCGTGCCGAGGCCGACGGCTCCACACCCCGGGCGGCGGCCCATGCCCTCGTCGCCGAGCGGCTTCCGGTGATGGCCGAGCGGTTCGGCTGGTACCGGTGA
- a CDS encoding S8 family serine peptidase, protein MRRTRWAAACATALAAALAGGSLPAAADQAPTFADPALSPGAGGGIRTVTLLTGDVVTYSGSGSAVQISSIVPGSGREGMGFTRFRADGHEYAVPIDAVGQISQGRVDQRLFDVTELVASGYSDSSTDTLRVLVGGATPSAGSPDAPKGARVAAAFRTTGTTALTVPKKSAGTVWKQLGTASRARTEGIGKVWLDGRVRATLDTSVPQIGADKAHRAGITGKGTKVAVLDTGYDRDHPDLKDAVTASQNFTEDGDVQDLQGHGTHVSSIIAGSGAASEGRYAGVAPGAELVEGKVLGNDGYGYDSWILAGMQWAVDQGARIVNMSLGSNLASDGTDPLSTAVDKLSAEHGTLFVIAAGNSGDRTISGPGAADAALTVGSVTKSGEMSAFSSRGPREGRPAVKPEISAPGSAIVAARAAGTLDDAAVTEQYASLSGTSMASPHVAGAAALLAQRHPDWSGAQLKSALIGSAAPVAGASVADTGAGLTDVPAALAAKVVAEPATLAAHTTYPNASAAAQSHEVTWTNTTDKPVKLRLSGSGRAIRLGAETVTVPARSSAVTDVTLEPSRVEAGTTFGGAVTATWPGGGRATVPVSVEADPETYTLTLTGPAPREGAERTSTGAVLQNERTGASQLIGLDGAKPRTVTLPRGSYRILGHTWEYDTVGNTVVGTAAIHFARRVTVGRDSSVTLDTEGAKPVRIGVDDGSARVSLQSATGIVSRIGSGTGARDTGLVAPSSAGQYRVEAVPTTGGTLDGLSFFGGLSWQQREVDAHEPGSSADALKLLLSQYSIYSWLGTATGEVVDIGTGADTDPAAMDLKGKIVLWTPATSQTAFNNALYQKLSDAGTAAIVYVGYGLSVYRPTPVLRLDTASVPALRARLAEGPLTLTLDGVNSSADAYFLHHSVDGRVPAGADWFDRRSELAKVTTVQRTHGYPSDPKGMYAWTTWHGLTLFQQSTRYRPPSEQTLYYTPDVAWTTATFHYQYDVAERVYPLGTLVSAPTVYRAGGDYRDDWMSAPFNPALGKQAGPAQITRDGDKLNVALPMFSDAAGHRAETAPVADTGSTVLADDSGRVLARNGAPGRATFDLPRKDNWYRLTVDATRTSPDPVTWMLGSQVASEWRFRSGHEKSAAAAPLLDLDYRLPLTGENAADAGKPLDYTVGLTAQGSRRALPIGSLKVWYATDGTDWKQATAARAADGRWKVTVPSAGTAKVDLRTTVTDTTGASLTETLIDAYNSGCADIWC, encoded by the coding sequence ATGAGACGGACCAGATGGGCGGCGGCCTGCGCCACAGCGCTCGCCGCCGCCCTTGCCGGAGGATCGCTCCCTGCCGCCGCCGACCAGGCACCCACGTTCGCCGACCCGGCCCTGTCCCCGGGAGCGGGCGGCGGAATCCGCACCGTCACCCTGCTGACCGGCGACGTGGTGACGTACTCCGGCAGCGGGAGCGCCGTACAGATCAGCTCGATCGTGCCGGGATCCGGCCGCGAGGGCATGGGCTTCACCCGGTTCCGGGCGGACGGCCACGAGTACGCGGTGCCGATCGACGCCGTCGGGCAGATCTCGCAGGGCCGGGTGGACCAGCGGCTCTTCGACGTGACCGAGCTGGTCGCCTCGGGGTACTCGGACAGCAGCACCGACACGCTACGGGTCCTGGTCGGCGGCGCCACGCCGTCCGCCGGGAGCCCGGACGCGCCGAAGGGCGCCCGCGTCGCCGCGGCCTTCCGGACCACCGGGACCACGGCCCTGACCGTGCCCAAGAAGTCGGCCGGCACCGTGTGGAAGCAGCTCGGCACGGCCTCCCGGGCCCGCACCGAAGGCATCGGAAAGGTCTGGCTGGACGGCAGGGTGCGGGCCACGCTCGACACGTCCGTACCGCAGATCGGCGCGGACAAGGCGCACCGGGCCGGGATCACCGGGAAGGGCACCAAGGTCGCGGTTCTCGACACCGGCTACGACCGTGACCACCCCGATCTGAAGGACGCCGTCACCGCTTCGCAGAACTTCACCGAGGACGGCGACGTCCAGGACCTGCAGGGCCACGGCACCCATGTGTCATCGATCATCGCCGGTTCCGGAGCGGCGTCCGAAGGCCGCTACGCGGGCGTCGCGCCGGGCGCGGAGCTCGTCGAGGGCAAGGTCCTCGGCAATGACGGCTACGGCTACGACTCCTGGATCCTCGCGGGCATGCAGTGGGCCGTCGACCAGGGCGCCCGGATCGTCAATATGAGCCTCGGGTCGAACCTGGCCTCCGACGGCACCGACCCGCTGTCCACCGCGGTCGACAAGCTCTCCGCCGAGCACGGCACGCTGTTCGTGATCGCCGCGGGCAACAGCGGCGACCGGACGATCAGCGGGCCCGGCGCCGCCGATGCCGCCCTGACGGTCGGTTCCGTCACCAAGTCCGGTGAGATGTCGGCGTTCTCCTCGCGTGGACCGCGCGAGGGCCGGCCCGCGGTCAAGCCGGAGATCTCCGCGCCGGGCAGCGCCATCGTGGCCGCCCGCGCCGCCGGCACGCTCGACGACGCGGCCGTCACCGAGCAGTACGCCTCACTCTCCGGTACGTCGATGGCGAGCCCCCATGTCGCGGGCGCCGCCGCCCTGCTGGCCCAGCGCCACCCCGACTGGTCGGGGGCGCAGCTGAAGTCCGCACTCATCGGCAGCGCCGCCCCGGTGGCGGGTGCGTCGGTCGCCGACACGGGCGCCGGTCTCACCGACGTGCCGGCGGCGCTGGCGGCCAAGGTGGTCGCCGAACCCGCCACCCTGGCCGCCCACACCACGTACCCGAACGCCTCCGCCGCCGCGCAGAGCCATGAGGTGACGTGGACGAACACCACGGACAAGCCCGTGAAGCTGCGGCTGTCCGGGTCCGGCCGGGCGATCCGGCTGGGCGCGGAGACCGTGACCGTGCCCGCGCGCTCGTCCGCGGTCACGGACGTCACCCTCGAACCGTCGCGGGTCGAGGCGGGTACGACGTTCGGCGGGGCGGTCACCGCGACCTGGCCGGGCGGCGGCCGGGCGACGGTGCCCGTCTCGGTCGAGGCCGATCCTGAGACGTACACCCTCACCCTGACCGGTCCCGCACCGCGCGAGGGCGCCGAGCGCACCTCGACGGGTGCGGTCCTGCAGAACGAAAGGACCGGCGCGTCCCAGCTGATCGGGCTCGACGGCGCCAAGCCGAGGACGGTGACGCTGCCGCGCGGCAGTTACCGGATCCTGGGGCACACCTGGGAGTACGACACGGTGGGCAACACCGTCGTCGGGACCGCGGCGATCCACTTCGCCCGGCGGGTCACGGTCGGCCGGGACAGCTCCGTCACACTGGACACCGAGGGTGCGAAGCCGGTCAGGATCGGCGTGGACGACGGGTCGGCGCGGGTGTCACTGCAGTCGGCGACCGGGATCGTGTCACGCATCGGTTCCGGCACGGGCGCCCGGGACACCGGTCTGGTCGCGCCGAGCTCCGCCGGTCAGTACCGGGTGGAGGCGGTACCCACCACCGGTGGGACGCTGGACGGGCTCAGCTTCTTCGGCGGGCTGAGCTGGCAGCAGCGGGAGGTCGACGCGCATGAGCCCGGCTCCTCGGCCGACGCGCTGAAGCTGCTGCTCTCGCAGTACAGCATCTACAGCTGGCTGGGTACGGCCACCGGCGAGGTCGTCGACATCGGCACCGGGGCGGACACCGACCCGGCGGCCATGGACCTCAAGGGCAAGATCGTCCTGTGGACACCGGCCACCAGCCAGACCGCGTTCAACAACGCGCTCTACCAGAAGCTGTCGGACGCGGGCACGGCCGCCATCGTGTACGTGGGCTACGGGCTCTCGGTCTACAGGCCGACACCGGTACTCAGGCTGGACACGGCCAGTGTGCCCGCCCTGCGGGCCCGGCTGGCCGAGGGGCCGCTCACGCTGACGCTCGACGGCGTCAACAGCTCGGCGGACGCCTACTTCCTGCACCACTCGGTCGACGGCAGGGTCCCGGCCGGGGCCGACTGGTTCGACCGGCGGTCGGAACTGGCCAAGGTGACGACGGTGCAGCGCACGCACGGCTACCCGTCCGACCCCAAGGGCATGTACGCCTGGACGACCTGGCACGGGCTGACGCTCTTCCAGCAGTCCACCCGCTACCGTCCGCCGTCGGAGCAGACGCTCTACTACACCCCGGACGTGGCGTGGACGACGGCGACCTTCCACTACCAGTACGACGTCGCCGAACGGGTCTACCCGTTGGGGACGCTGGTCAGCGCACCGACCGTGTACCGCGCCGGCGGTGACTACCGGGACGACTGGATGTCCGCGCCCTTCAACCCGGCGCTCGGCAAGCAGGCCGGGCCCGCGCAGATCACCCGGGACGGCGACAAGCTGAACGTGGCGCTCCCGATGTTCTCCGACGCGGCCGGCCATCGCGCCGAGACGGCGCCGGTCGCGGACACCGGCAGCACGGTGCTGGCGGACGACAGCGGGAGGGTACTGGCCCGCAACGGCGCACCGGGCCGCGCCACCTTCGATCTGCCGCGCAAGGACAACTGGTACCGGCTGACCGTCGATGCCACCCGTACGTCGCCGGATCCGGTGACGTGGATGCTCGGGTCGCAGGTGGCCAGCGAGTGGCGGTTCCGCTCCGGCCACGAGAAGTCCGCTGCCGCGGCCCCGCTGCTGGACCTCGACTACCGGCTGCCGCTGACCGGCGAGAACGCGGCGGACGCGGGCAAGCCGCTCGACTACACGGTCGGCCTGACCGCACAGGGAAGCCGGCGGGCGCTTCCCATCGGGTCGTTGAAGGTCTGGTACGCGACGGACGGCACCGACTGGAAGCAGGCCACGGCGGCGCGCGCGGCAGACGGCCGGTGGAAGGTCACCGTGCCTTCCGCGGGCACCGCCAAGGTCGATCTGCGGACAACCGTCACGGACACGACCGGTGCGTCGCTGACGGAGACCCTGATCGACGCGTACAACTCGGGCTGCGCCGATATCTGGTGCTGA
- a CDS encoding TetR/AcrR family transcriptional regulator — translation MAERREELLRAAVEQIEVRGVAAVRIADVASVLGVSNALVLYHFSTKEKLVAAAFAHAAEADLAHLRKLLSRRTSAVRRLRAAVRWYAPTGQAKGWRLWIEGWAVSLRDPALRNVAGDLDQQWKAELAEVLEEGAAAGEFHCDDPMSVAWRLTALLDGLAVQMTSYAGPLSRATMLAWTDEALARELGIDQEALTA, via the coding sequence GTGGCGGAACGACGCGAGGAGCTGCTGCGCGCTGCCGTCGAGCAGATCGAGGTGCGGGGCGTCGCCGCGGTACGGATCGCCGATGTGGCGTCCGTCCTCGGGGTGAGCAACGCCCTCGTGCTCTACCACTTCTCGACCAAGGAGAAGCTGGTCGCGGCTGCCTTCGCGCATGCGGCCGAGGCCGACCTGGCCCATCTGCGCAAGCTGCTCAGCCGCCGCACCAGTGCGGTACGGAGACTGCGCGCCGCCGTCCGCTGGTACGCGCCGACCGGGCAGGCCAAGGGGTGGCGGTTGTGGATCGAGGGCTGGGCGGTCTCGTTGCGCGATCCGGCGCTGCGCAATGTGGCCGGCGATCTCGACCAGCAGTGGAAGGCCGAACTGGCCGAGGTCCTCGAAGAAGGGGCCGCCGCAGGGGAGTTCCACTGCGACGATCCGATGTCCGTGGCCTGGCGGCTGACCGCCCTGCTGGACGGTCTGGCCGTCCAGATGACGTCGTACGCCGGTCCGCTCTCCCGGGCCACGATGCTGGCGTGGACCGACGAGGCGCTCGCCCGCGAGCTGGGCATCGACCAGGAGGCACTGACGGCCTGA
- a CDS encoding DUF6745 domain-containing protein: MQYVDSWRAVAAATGAADRAAAEDGVRLAYRSAGLAEPEEFVWADSPKAAVEAVEKLVGAGRSVRDEVRTRPWADERRRMYDELGPAGWSALWAATGAQLWETTAALADRIRAGVVAALAQRPEDESDVRLVLLDAVLGQHDAAWLAAFDGRGDRLEGLAAVARNAGWWWPYERTVVLSERPEALHRDEAGRLDRGDGPALSYRDGFALHAWRGMPVPAEFLAELAALTPERIRNEENAELRRVMLEFYGYDRYLAESGAEPVHRDETGTLWRIALQGDEDVVMVEVVNSTPEPDGTHRTYWLRVPPTTRTAKEGVAWTFGLDGETYAPLRQT, from the coding sequence ATGCAGTATGTGGACTCATGGCGGGCCGTGGCGGCGGCGACCGGCGCGGCGGACCGGGCCGCGGCCGAGGACGGCGTCCGCCTCGCCTACCGCAGTGCGGGACTTGCGGAGCCGGAGGAATTCGTCTGGGCCGACTCGCCGAAGGCGGCCGTCGAGGCCGTCGAGAAACTCGTCGGCGCGGGACGCTCGGTGCGCGACGAGGTACGGACCCGCCCGTGGGCGGACGAACGGCGCCGGATGTACGACGAGCTGGGCCCGGCCGGCTGGTCCGCCCTCTGGGCGGCCACGGGCGCCCAGCTCTGGGAGACCACGGCGGCGCTCGCCGACCGGATACGGGCGGGTGTCGTCGCGGCCCTCGCCCAGCGGCCCGAGGACGAGTCGGACGTACGGCTGGTGCTGCTCGACGCGGTGCTCGGCCAGCACGACGCCGCGTGGCTCGCCGCATTCGACGGCCGCGGGGACCGGCTCGAGGGCCTGGCGGCGGTGGCCAGGAACGCGGGCTGGTGGTGGCCCTACGAGCGCACGGTGGTGCTCAGCGAACGCCCGGAGGCACTCCACCGCGACGAGGCGGGCCGGCTGGACCGCGGGGACGGCCCGGCCCTCTCGTACCGCGACGGGTTCGCGCTCCACGCCTGGCGCGGCATGCCGGTCCCCGCCGAGTTCCTCGCGGAACTGGCGGCCCTGACCCCCGAGCGGATACGCAACGAGGAGAACGCGGAACTGCGTCGCGTGATGCTGGAGTTCTACGGCTACGACCGCTACCTCGCCGAGTCGGGCGCCGAGCCGGTGCACCGGGACGAGACGGGAACCCTCTGGCGGATCGCGCTTCAGGGCGACGAGGACGTGGTGATGGTCGAGGTGGTCAACTCCACCCCGGAGCCGGACGGGACGCACCGTACGTACTGGCTGCGGGTGCCGCCGACGACCAGGACCGCGAAGGAGGGTGTGGCCTGGACGTTCGGACTCGATGGCGAGACCTACGCCCCACTGCGTCAGACCTGA
- a CDS encoding STM4015 family protein, translated as MSGVDHLHELLGLPAVDFQHATGEAPAQPADAAAWRISVDPYDDESEMTWEEAFQAFLGAVDPGGVRALIIGQWGEATDETSSYPIGLVIAAADRLTSLEAIFVGDMTSEEHEISWIEQCDVTALLTAFPALLELGVRGGTDLRFSPLKHDRLRSLTIETGGLPVGVIRGILDSELPALERLDLWLGVSEYGGDADVADLAPLLSGSRFPRLHHLGLRNSELQNEIAGAVASAPVVAQLRTLDLSNGTLGDEGAAALLEGQPLTHLERLDLHHHFLTEPMERRIKEALEPHGVQVDLSEREVPWGNRGIEGRYTTVAE; from the coding sequence ATGTCCGGTGTGGATCACCTGCACGAGTTGCTCGGCCTTCCGGCCGTCGACTTCCAGCACGCGACGGGCGAGGCCCCGGCGCAGCCCGCGGACGCCGCGGCCTGGCGTATCTCGGTCGACCCGTACGACGACGAGTCCGAGATGACCTGGGAGGAGGCGTTCCAGGCGTTCCTCGGGGCGGTCGACCCGGGCGGTGTGCGGGCCCTGATCATCGGACAGTGGGGGGAGGCGACCGACGAGACGTCGTCCTACCCGATCGGCCTGGTGATCGCCGCGGCCGACCGGCTGACGTCACTGGAGGCGATATTCGTCGGCGACATGACGAGCGAGGAGCACGAGATCTCCTGGATCGAGCAGTGCGACGTCACCGCGCTGCTGACCGCGTTCCCGGCGCTGCTCGAACTGGGTGTGCGCGGCGGCACCGATCTGAGGTTCTCCCCCTTGAAGCACGATCGGCTGCGTTCGCTGACCATCGAGACCGGCGGCCTTCCGGTCGGCGTGATCCGCGGCATTCTGGACAGCGAGCTGCCGGCGCTGGAGCGGCTCGATCTCTGGCTGGGCGTCTCCGAGTACGGCGGCGACGCGGATGTCGCGGACCTGGCCCCGCTGCTCTCCGGCTCGCGGTTCCCCCGGCTTCACCACCTCGGCCTGCGCAACAGCGAGCTGCAGAACGAGATCGCGGGCGCCGTCGCGAGCGCCCCGGTCGTCGCCCAGCTCCGCACCCTCGACCTGTCGAACGGCACGCTGGGCGACGAGGGCGCGGCCGCGCTGCTCGAAGGCCAGCCGCTGACCCATCTCGAACGGCTCGATCTGCACCACCACTTCCTCACCGAGCCGATGGAGCGCCGGATCAAGGAGGCGCTGGAACCGCACGGTGTGCAGGTCGATCTCTCCGAGCGCGAGGTGCCGTGGGGCAACCGCGGGATCGAAGGCCGCTACACCACGGTTGCGGAGTGA
- a CDS encoding STM4015 family protein: MTDIEHPESWHGLPVLTLPGPDLPHADPLPAADAVAWRLESAWQDDLTFAALWEHFLDTVDTTAVRALLIGPWWEEDYTPLAPVVELLCAHADRFPSLRALFLADVVSEECELSWLQMSDITPVVEAFEHLEELTVRGCGEPIEGTEILGLQPVRHTSLRSLRFESGGLPAGVVRAIGASELPALEHLELWLGVTEYGGDSTVDDLAPLLSGAAFPKLRHLGLQNSEIQDEIAAAVASAPVVAHLESLSLAMGTLSDNGAESLLAGQPLTHLTSLDLHHHYISDPLVDRLRGLIGPDRVNGEPHEVEYWDPDEDDERYVAVSE, translated from the coding sequence ATGACGGACATCGAACACCCCGAGTCCTGGCACGGGTTGCCGGTCCTCACGCTGCCCGGCCCCGACCTGCCGCACGCTGATCCTCTCCCGGCGGCGGACGCGGTCGCCTGGCGGCTGGAGAGCGCCTGGCAGGACGACCTGACGTTTGCCGCACTGTGGGAGCACTTCCTCGACACGGTGGACACGACCGCGGTGCGGGCCCTGCTGATCGGCCCCTGGTGGGAGGAGGACTACACCCCCCTCGCGCCGGTCGTCGAGCTGCTGTGTGCTCATGCGGACCGCTTCCCGTCCCTGAGGGCGCTCTTCCTCGCCGATGTCGTCAGCGAGGAGTGCGAGCTCTCGTGGCTGCAGATGTCCGACATCACCCCTGTGGTCGAGGCGTTCGAGCACCTGGAGGAGTTGACCGTACGCGGATGCGGCGAGCCGATCGAGGGCACGGAGATCCTCGGCCTGCAGCCGGTGCGGCACACATCGCTCAGGTCGCTTCGGTTCGAGTCGGGCGGGCTCCCGGCCGGCGTCGTGCGGGCGATCGGTGCTTCGGAGCTGCCCGCGCTGGAGCATCTCGAACTCTGGCTGGGCGTCACCGAGTACGGCGGCGACTCGACGGTCGACGACCTCGCCCCGCTGCTGTCCGGTGCCGCGTTCCCGAAGCTGCGCCATCTGGGTCTGCAGAACAGCGAGATCCAGGACGAGATCGCGGCCGCGGTGGCCTCGGCCCCGGTCGTCGCCCACCTGGAGTCGCTCTCCCTCGCGATGGGGACCCTCAGCGACAACGGCGCCGAGTCGCTGCTCGCGGGCCAGCCCCTCACTCATCTGACCTCGCTGGATCTGCACCATCACTACATCAGCGACCCGTTGGTCGACCGGCTCAGGGGTCTGATCGGACCGGACCGGGTGAACGGCGAACCGCACGAGGTGGAGTACTGGGATCCGGATGAGGACGACGAGCGTTATGTCGCCGTCTCCGAGTAG
- a CDS encoding STM4014 family protein: protein MSPSPSSPGGPVPRFAVVGVPGNRRVTLFQDAVRAAGLPAARVVPWPAVLRGEAAFRPGETVRMDSPGEDAEVERLLRAVDDPTRVEGTALWYAHFTAAVREVARAAAEAGAELLDDPGDVAVLFDKRLCHGVLDGAAVPVPASATSGAGAPVVRGWADVRALMAGHGMPRAFVKLAHGSSASGVLAVETAGPGRVRATTSVERDAAGRLFNSLRVRRCTTEREVAAIVDTLAPDGLHIERWLPKASQHGRSADLRVVVVAGRATHAVVRTSRSPMTNLHLGGERGSLDEVRAAVRAAGGSWAEVLAVCERAAACFPETLCVAVDLLPATGWRRFAVGEVNAFGDLLPRLTGLPGSGAEGLDTYAAQVAAVLNRARNHRATTTA from the coding sequence ATGTCGCCGTCTCCGAGTAGCCCGGGCGGTCCGGTGCCACGCTTTGCCGTCGTCGGCGTTCCCGGGAACCGTCGGGTGACGCTGTTCCAGGACGCGGTACGCGCCGCCGGGCTGCCGGCCGCGCGGGTCGTGCCCTGGCCGGCGGTGCTGCGCGGCGAGGCGGCGTTCCGGCCGGGCGAGACCGTACGGATGGACTCGCCCGGTGAGGATGCCGAGGTGGAACGGCTGCTGCGGGCGGTGGACGATCCGACGAGGGTCGAGGGCACCGCTCTCTGGTATGCCCACTTCACCGCGGCCGTACGGGAGGTGGCGCGGGCGGCAGCTGAGGCCGGTGCCGAGTTGCTCGACGATCCGGGCGATGTGGCGGTGCTGTTCGACAAGCGGCTCTGCCATGGCGTACTGGACGGCGCCGCAGTTCCCGTGCCTGCGTCCGCGACCTCCGGGGCCGGGGCGCCCGTGGTCCGCGGCTGGGCGGACGTGCGTGCGCTGATGGCCGGGCACGGTATGCCGCGGGCCTTCGTGAAGCTCGCGCACGGCTCGTCCGCCTCGGGGGTGCTCGCCGTGGAGACGGCCGGGCCGGGCCGCGTGCGGGCGACGACGTCGGTGGAGCGCGACGCCGCCGGGCGGCTCTTCAACTCGTTGCGGGTACGCCGCTGTACGACGGAGCGCGAGGTGGCGGCGATCGTCGACACGCTCGCACCGGACGGACTGCACATCGAGCGCTGGCTGCCCAAGGCATCGCAGCATGGGCGGTCGGCGGATCTGCGGGTCGTGGTGGTGGCAGGTCGCGCGACCCATGCCGTCGTACGGACCAGCCGCTCCCCCATGACCAATCTTCACCTGGGCGGGGAGCGCGGAAGTCTTGACGAGGTCCGCGCGGCCGTCCGGGCGGCGGGCGGCAGCTGGGCCGAGGTCCTCGCCGTGTGCGAGCGGGCCGCCGCCTGCTTCCCGGAGACGCTGTGCGTGGCCGTCGATCTGCTGCCCGCGACGGGCTGGCGTCGGTTCGCCGTCGGCGAGGTCAACGCCTTCGGCGATCTGCTGCCACGCCTGACCGGCCTCCCGGGCAGTGGCGCCGAGGGTCTGGACACCTATGCGGCGCAGGTCGCCGCCGTACTGAACAGAGCAAGGAACCACCGTGCAACCACCACTGCCTGA
- a CDS encoding STM4013/SEN3800 family hydrolase: protein MSEIVGSHDLLLITLDTLRYDVAAELAAAGRIPHLARHLPGGAWEERHAPGSFTYASHQAIFAGFLPTPAAPGPHPRLFAARFAGSETTASRTFVFDTPDLVSALAGAGYRTVCIGGVGFFNRQGPLGSVLPGMFQESHWEPEFGVASPTSFEAQVARAEQVVARLPAEQRLFLFVNVSALHQPNWFHRTGATPEAGDSRATHAAALEYVDAHIGRLFTVAGSRRRCFAIVCSDHGTAYGDDGYTGHRLGHESVWTVPYAHFFLEPGATAC, encoded by the coding sequence ATGAGCGAGATCGTGGGCAGCCACGATCTGTTGCTGATCACGCTCGACACCCTGCGGTACGACGTGGCGGCGGAGCTCGCCGCCGCCGGCCGCATCCCTCATCTGGCCCGTCATCTCCCGGGCGGAGCATGGGAGGAGCGGCATGCTCCCGGCAGCTTCACGTACGCCTCCCACCAGGCGATCTTCGCGGGCTTCCTGCCGACGCCCGCTGCCCCCGGCCCGCATCCGCGGCTGTTCGCGGCGCGTTTCGCGGGCAGTGAGACCACGGCCTCCCGCACCTTTGTCTTCGACACCCCCGATCTGGTGTCCGCTCTCGCCGGGGCCGGTTACCGCACGGTGTGCATCGGTGGCGTCGGGTTCTTCAACCGGCAGGGCCCGCTCGGTTCGGTTCTGCCGGGCATGTTCCAGGAGAGCCACTGGGAACCGGAGTTCGGGGTTGCGTCGCCCACTTCCTTCGAGGCCCAGGTGGCCCGGGCCGAGCAGGTCGTGGCCCGGCTTCCGGCCGAACAGCGGCTGTTCCTCTTCGTCAACGTGTCGGCGCTGCACCAGCCCAACTGGTTCCACCGGACGGGCGCCACCCCGGAGGCGGGTGACTCCCGCGCCACGCATGCCGCCGCCCTGGAGTACGTCGACGCGCACATCGGCCGGCTCTTCACCGTCGCGGGCAGCCGCCGCCGTTGCTTCGCCATCGTCTGCTCCGACCACGGCACGGCGTACGGGGACGACGGCTACACCGGTCACCGGCTCGGCCACGAGTCCGTCTGGACCGTTCCGTACGCGCACTTCTTCCTGGAACCGGGGGCCACCGCATGCTGA